ACCCGCACCCCCGGCTGGCGCGGCTCCGCGAGCGTGAACCCGCGTCCTGGCTGCCGGAGTTGGACGGCTGGCTGGTCACCCGGCGGGACCTCGCGCTCGGCGTGATGAAGGACGCGGTCACCTTCACCGTGGACGACCCGCGCTTCTCCACCGCTCAGGTCGTCGGCCCGAGCATGCTGTCCCTCGACGGGGAGCGGCACGCCCGCCACCGTGAACCCTTCACCGCGCCCTTCCGTCCGCGCGAAGTACGGGACGGCTTCGCCTCGTTCATCGAGGGCGAGACCGACCGGCTCGTCACCGCGCTGCGGCCGGCCGGCGCCGGTGAACTGCGGCGCGCCTTCGCGGGCCCGCTCGCGGTCGCCGTCGTGACCGAGGCGCTCGGGCTGACCGGCACCACCCCGGACACGGTTCTCGCCTGGTACGACGCGATCGTGCGCGCGGTCTCGGACATCACCGCCGGGCACGAGGCGGGAGCCGACGGCACCACGGCGTACGCGGAACTGCGCGCCTCCGTCGAAGCCACCGTCGCCGACCGGGGCGGAGCCTCACTCCTCGGCGCCGCCGCCGCGCGGCTGACACTGCCCGAAGTGGCCTCCAACGCCGCCGTGTTGATGTTCGGCGGCATCGAGACCACCGAGGCGATGATCACCAACGCGCTGCTGCATCTGCTCCGGCACCCCGACCAACTCGCCCTCGTCCAGGCCGACATGGGCCTGCTGGACGGCGCGATCGAGGAGTCGTTGCGTCTCGAACCCGGCGCCGCCGTCGTGGACCGTTACGCCACCCGCGACACCGTCCTCGGCCCGGCCACGATCCGCGAGGGCGACCTGGTCACCGTCTCCCTCACCGGCGCCAACCGCGACCCGGCCGTCTTCCCCGACCCCGACCGTTTCGACGTCCGCCGCGAGAACGCCCGCCTCCAACTCGCCTTCGCCCACGGCCCGCACTACTGCCTCGCCGCCCACCTGGCCCGGCTGGAGACCCGC
The nucleotide sequence above comes from Streptomyces sp. N50. Encoded proteins:
- a CDS encoding cytochrome P450, which gives rise to MSTTAAAPFPLGAETTLAELAHDPHPRLARLREREPASWLPELDGWLVTRRDLALGVMKDAVTFTVDDPRFSTAQVVGPSMLSLDGERHARHREPFTAPFRPREVRDGFASFIEGETDRLVTALRPAGAGELRRAFAGPLAVAVVTEALGLTGTTPDTVLAWYDAIVRAVSDITAGHEAGADGTTAYAELRASVEATVADRGGASLLGAAAARLTLPEVASNAAVLMFGGIETTEAMITNALLHLLRHPDQLALVQADMGLLDGAIEESLRLEPGAAVVDRYATRDTVLGPATIREGDLVTVSLTGANRDPAVFPDPDRFDVRRENARLQLAFAHGPHYCLAAHLARLETRIALRHLLERLPALRLDPDHPTAPHGLVFRKPPTLHVLWDAVT